The following proteins are co-located in the Cydia fagiglandana chromosome 2, ilCydFagi1.1, whole genome shotgun sequence genome:
- the LOC134675571 gene encoding putative inner dynein arm light chain, axonemal: MAERASASAEDTLIRYDNPVLVTKKKEAAPAGVSAAAAQPCIPTEAKRETEEILNAILPPKEWEEEGQIWTQKISSTPATRLDVINLQEMLDTRLQQRQARETGICPVRRQLYTQCFDELIRQVTLNCGERGLLLLRVRDEARITMEAYQTLYCSSIAFGMRKALQSEQGKSDLMEQVAKLEAERSALEKTCAELKQKTEQLERRAAELRAAEEKRHQEELLALKKTNAQLKAQLEGIIAPKK, from the exons ATGGCTGAGAGGGCATCTGCATCCGCTGAAGACACGCTAATCCGATATGACAATCCTGTGTTGGTAACCAAAAAGAAGGAGGCGGCG CCAGCTGGCGTGTCTGCTGCAGCTGCACAGCCTTGCATTCCCACCGAGGCTAAACGAGAAACTGAAGAAATACTAAACGCCATCCTGCCGCCGAAAGAATGGGAAGAAGAGGGCCAAATCTGGACTCAAAAG ATTTCTTCGACGCCCGCGACGCGACTGGACGTGATCAACCTGCAAGAGATGTTGGATACTCGTTTGCAGCAACGACAGGCGCGGGAAACTGGCATCTGTCCAGTCCGTCGGCAACTTTATACGCAGTGTTTCGATGAACTCATACGACAG GTGACGTTAAACTGCGGTGAAAGGGGACTTCTGCTTCTGAGAGTTCGCGATGAAGCGAGAATCACAATGGAAGCGTATCAGACATTGTACTGTAGTTCAATCGCTTTCGGCATGAGGAAAGCACTACAG TCAGAACAAGGCAAATCCGACCTAATGGAACAAGTGGCGAAGCTGGAAGCGGAGCGTTCTGCTCTCGAAAAGACTTGTGCAGAGTTGAAGCAGAAGACAGAACAGCTCGAGCGTCGTGCGGCCGAGCTACGTGCTGCCGAGGAAAAGAGACACCAGGAGGAACTTCTGGCCTTGAAGAAGACCAATGCCCAGCTCAAG gCTCAACTAGAGGGTATCATCGCTCCGAAGAAATAA
- the LOC134675584 gene encoding mediator of RNA polymerase II transcription subunit 4 isoform X1 — MSSHLSTKDRLLSLIDDIELIAKEIIEVSIAPKSQKLSAADHAQLTDLLLAKDVELKKTLDLADEQAKIQQKMNELKAEVDNKDQDIYHLQRQLKDAEQILATSLYQARQKLASIVKSRKRPVPSEELIKFAHRISASNAVSAPLSWQPGDPRRPYPTDLEMRLGMLGRLCDLPLNGHTPSTLNDLHRITTGGVPATASNQFTWHPSGELHMSVGGGNSVAIDARSKDAPAQEDVEVMSTDSSSSSSSDSQ, encoded by the exons atgtCATCTCATCTCAGCACTAAGGACAGATTGCTGTCTTTGATCGATGATATTGAATTAATCGCGAA ggaaATTATAGAAGTATCTATAGCACCCAAGTCACAGAAACTGTCGGCAGCCGATCATGCACAGCTAACAGACTTACTTCTAGCCAAAGACGTTGAACTCAAAAAGACGTTGGATTTAGCTGATGAACAAGCTAAAATTCAGCAGAAGATGAATGAGCTCAAGGCTGAAGTAGATAACAAG GATCAAGATATTTACCACTTACAAAGACAACTTAAAGATGCAGAGCAGATTCTAGCTACCTCTTTATATCAAGCGCGACAAAAACTAGCGTCTATAGTCAAGTCTAGAAAACGACCTGTGCCATCAGAGGAACTGATCAAGTTTGCTCACAG GATAAGTGCTTCAAATGCAGTCAGTGCACCTCTATCCTGGCAGCCTGGAGACCCGCGCCGGCCTTACCCCACCGACCTTGAGATGAGGCTGGGAATGCTTGGTCGCCTCTGTGACCTGCCACTCAATGGACACACACCATCAACACTGAATGATTTACACCGAATTACTACAGGAGGAG TTCCAGCGACTGCAAGCAACCAGTTCACGTGGCACCCGTCGGGCGAGCTGCACATGTCCGTGGGCGGCGGGAACTCCGTGGCCATCGACGCCCGGAGCAAGGACGCACCAGCCCAGGAAGATGTCGAGGTCATGTCCACAGACTCGAGCTCCAGTTCCAGTAGTGACTCACAATGA
- the LOC134675584 gene encoding mediator of RNA polymerase II transcription subunit 4 isoform X2, with translation MSSHLSTKDRLLSLIDDIELIAKEIIEVSIAPKSQKLSAADHAQLTDLLLAKDVELKKTLDLADEQAKIQQKMNELKAEVDNKDQDIYHLQRQLKDAEQILATSLYQARQKLASIVKSRKRPVPSEELIKFAHRISASNAVSAPLSWQPGDPRRPYPTDLEMRLGMLGRLCDLPLNGHTPSTLNDLHRITTGGATASNQFTWHPSGELHMSVGGGNSVAIDARSKDAPAQEDVEVMSTDSSSSSSSDSQ, from the exons atgtCATCTCATCTCAGCACTAAGGACAGATTGCTGTCTTTGATCGATGATATTGAATTAATCGCGAA ggaaATTATAGAAGTATCTATAGCACCCAAGTCACAGAAACTGTCGGCAGCCGATCATGCACAGCTAACAGACTTACTTCTAGCCAAAGACGTTGAACTCAAAAAGACGTTGGATTTAGCTGATGAACAAGCTAAAATTCAGCAGAAGATGAATGAGCTCAAGGCTGAAGTAGATAACAAG GATCAAGATATTTACCACTTACAAAGACAACTTAAAGATGCAGAGCAGATTCTAGCTACCTCTTTATATCAAGCGCGACAAAAACTAGCGTCTATAGTCAAGTCTAGAAAACGACCTGTGCCATCAGAGGAACTGATCAAGTTTGCTCACAG GATAAGTGCTTCAAATGCAGTCAGTGCACCTCTATCCTGGCAGCCTGGAGACCCGCGCCGGCCTTACCCCACCGACCTTGAGATGAGGCTGGGAATGCTTGGTCGCCTCTGTGACCTGCCACTCAATGGACACACACCATCAACACTGAATGATTTACACCGAATTACTACAGGAGGAG CGACTGCAAGCAACCAGTTCACGTGGCACCCGTCGGGCGAGCTGCACATGTCCGTGGGCGGCGGGAACTCCGTGGCCATCGACGCCCGGAGCAAGGACGCACCAGCCCAGGAAGATGTCGAGGTCATGTCCACAGACTCGAGCTCCAGTTCCAGTAGTGACTCACAATGA